The Kribbella sp. HUAS MG21 genome includes the window CGCCACCAGTCGCGCGACGACGCGCTCGCGTCCGGTCAGGTACGTCGTCGCCTCCGCCTCGGCGACCATCTCCGCGAACTCGTCCTGGTCGACCCGCCACTTGTACGACGCGTCGTTCACCACGACCGCCTGCTCCGGCTGCCGGATCCGGCCGTACACGGCGTTCCGCAGTACGGCGGCCATCCGGACGTCGTGCTTGACCGCGGCAGCGGCTGGTTCGTCGGCGGCGCGGACCTCGCGGTCGAGGAGGCGCTCGATCGTGATCTGCTCGACGTCGACCTCGCCGAGCGTGGGGAGGACCGCGGAGATGTAGTGCAGGAAGGCCTGGTTCGGCCCGAGGACGAGGACGCCGTTGCGTTCCAGGCGCGAGCGGTGCGCGTACAGGAGGTACGCCGCGCGGTGCAGGCCGACCGCGGTCTTGCCGGTGCCGGGCGCGCCCTGGACGCAGACGGAGCTGTCGAGGTCGGTCCGTACCAGGTCGTCCTGTTCGGGCTGGATCGTCGCGACGATGTCCCGCATCGGACCGACGCGGGCCCGCTCGATCTCCCGGCGGACCAGTTCGCCGGCACCAGAAGGCGTGGGCGGTGTCCCGGCCCGCAGGTGCTCGTCCTCGAAGCTGGTCAGCGTGCTGCCCGCCCAGCCGAAGCGGCGCCGGGTCTCGATCCCGCGCGGGTCGACCGCGGAGGCCTGGTAGAACGCGGCCGACACCGGCGCCCGCCAGTCGATCACCATCGGCGGCCGCCCGATCGCGTCCGCGATGTGCCGCCGGCCGAGGTAGTAGGTCTGGCCGCTGTGGCCGCCGGCGTCGGCGCCGTACGCGATCACGCCGAAGTACGGCGGGTTCTCGCCTTCCTCGCCCAGGTCGCGGGCGAGCGTCTTCAGGTAGTAGCCGAGCCGCTCGGCCGTGTACCGGTCGCCCCAGGTGTGCTCGCCGACGGCCACGTTCTCCCGGGCGCCCGCGACCATGCGGTGCAGCGCCGCCCGGCAGTCCTCGGCGTACGCACGCTCCTCGTCGAGGCTTCTCATCGCCCTCCTTCGCGAAAGATTAACTCGGTCAATCTTTTGTCTAGGTTAACATGGTGACGTGACCGGACTTCGCGAGCGGAAGAAGCAGCAGACGTACGACGCCTTGTCGCAGGCGGCGATCGCGCTGTTCCTCGAGCGCGGCTTCGACGCGGTCCCGGTGACCGACGTGGCGGCGGCCGTCGACGTCTCCAAGCCGACGCTGTTCAAGTACTTCCCGAGCAAGGAGGACCTGGTCATGCACCGGATCGCGGACCACCGGCGGGAGGCGGCCCGGATCGTCCGGGACGCGTCCGTGCCGCCGGTCGCGGCGCTCCGCGAGCGGTTCCT containing:
- a CDS encoding AAA family ATPase translates to MRSLDEERAYAEDCRAALHRMVAGARENVAVGEHTWGDRYTAERLGYYLKTLARDLGEEGENPPYFGVIAYGADAGGHSGQTYYLGRRHIADAIGRPPMVIDWRAPVSAAFYQASAVDPRGIETRRRFGWAGSTLTSFEDEHLRAGTPPTPSGAGELVRREIERARVGPMRDIVATIQPEQDDLVRTDLDSSVCVQGAPGTGKTAVGLHRAAYLLYAHRSRLERNGVLVLGPNQAFLHYISAVLPTLGEVDVEQITIERLLDREVRAADEPAAAAVKHDVRMAAVLRNAVYGRIRQPEQAVVVNDASYKWRVDQDEFAEMVAEAEATTYLTGRERVVARLVAALQRQAEARGQNCNGAWQRRMARAVTPAVDAVWPNLKADDVLAEVLSDPGRAADGILTPDEQRAITWTRPRKAKSARWTAADAVLLDEVSALLERTPTYGHVIVDEAQDLSPMQCRAIARRSEHSSITVLGDLAQGTTPWAAADWPTQLGHLGKPAAEIVALSTGYRVPATVVGLANRLLAALPVSVPPTRLFRSDGELTISQVDDLATGTVEAVRRALGKEGSIGVIAADHQLAAATDALKAAGIEVTGADGDGRVAVVPASLAKGLEYDHVIALEPAEIVAAESRGLNRLYVVLTRAVSRLDILHVQPLPPQLQGAPGPPMRSA